In Nocardia terpenica, the genomic window TGCCGTCATGGTGACTTGCGCCGCTTGAGTCGGCGAAATTTGCGTGAACACTGGCGGACACGTCGATCCCGTAATAGCGTTGCTGACAGAGCGATCTGACACCCGAACCCCAGAGTTTGGAGGTGGCGCCTCGGACGACTTCGTGCCGAGTATTCAGGCATCGATCCCGGCTCGGCACGTTTGATTCCCGCCGCACATGAATCGGTTGTGCGGCCAGATCCGGGAGGTACGCGTGACGACTTCACGACCTTCAGTGAAAGAAGCAGATCCCTCGGCGGGTTACGGCACGGTGGCGGTTTCCGCCGCTTCCGACCAGGCCGAGCAGCCTGCAGCGGACCGGCCCCGGGCGCCTCGCGCGGAAGTTGTGGTGAAAGGCCGCAATGTCGAGGTTCCCGATCATTTTCGGATTCACGTCGCGGAGAAGCTCTCCCGACTGGAGCGTTTCGATCCGTCGATCTATCTGTTCGACGTCGAACTATTTCACGAACGCAATCGTCGCCAGCGCAAGAGTTGCCAGCGGCTGGAGATCACCGTCCGGGGCAAGGGCCCGGTAGCGCGCGCCGAGGCGTGTGCCGACAGTTTCTACGGCGCATTGGAACTGGCCGTGCAGAAACTGGAGAGCCGCCTGCGCAGGACCAAGGACCGTCGGCGCGTCCACTACGGGGAGAAGACCCCCGTCTCCGTGGCCGAGGCGACGGCCGATCTCATCGACGATTCGCTCGCGGTGCACCCGAACGGTTCCGACGCACCTCACGACCACCGGTCGCAGGACTGGGAGTCGTCGGATTACAGCGGCCCCGGGCACATCGTGCGCACCAAGGTGCACCCGGCCAATCCCATGACGGTCGACGACGCCCTCTACCAGATGGAGCTCGTGGGCCACGACTTCTTTCTCTTCCAGGACAAGGAGACCGACCGACCGTCGGTCGTCTATCGTCGTCATGCCTTCGACTACGGCCTGATCCGGCTAGCGTAGGTAGGTAATTCCTCGTCCCGGCTCGACCGGGATCTCATTCTCGACCGGGGTTTCCCAGTGAGCCCCGGTCGTCTGATGCGCCCTCCGTATTTGTCTGTGACACGGTGTATCGCGTTTTTTCTGACCTTGCAGTAAGTTGGTGCCAGGCGGTTCCGTCGAAAGGAAGATCCCATGGCCACCAACGCTGTTCGCCGTGCGGTGATCGTCGCCGGGGCGCGGACGCCGTTCGTGCGGGCGTTCACCGATTACACCCGGATGGACTCCATCGACCTGGCCGGTACCGCGGCGGCCGGGCTGCTGGCGCGGACCGGGCTGCCGAAAGACCTGGTGCAGGCCATCGTGTGGGGCGGGGTGATCCTGCCCGGCGCCGCGCCCAATATCGCGCGCGAGATCGCGCTGGACCTGAAGCTCGACCCCGGCTGCGAGGGCTACACCGTGACCCGGGCCTGTGCCTCGGGCCTGCAGGCGGTGACCTCCGCCGCGGCCGCCATCGAGCGCGGCGAATACGACGTGATGATCGCCGGTGGCAGCGACTCGACCAGCAATGCCGAGGTCAAGCTGCCGCAGAAGGTGGTGCACGCGGCCGCCCCGCTGGCGCTGGGCAAGCCGAAGCCGAAGGACTATCTGTCGGCCATCGCGCAGCTGGCGCCGTTCACCGATATCCTGCCGCGCCGTCCCAAGATCGCCGAGCGCACCACCGGCGAGGTGATGGGGGAGTCCGCGGAGAAGATGGCCGGTATCCACGGCATCACCCGCGCCGCCCAGGACGAGTTCGCCGCGCGTTCGCACCACCGCGCCGCCGCGGCCATCGACTCCGGCCGATTCGACCGCGAGGTGCTGGAAGTCGTGACGCCGGAAGGGAAGTCGGTGACCCGCGACGGCCTGGTGCGGGCGAACACCAGCGTGGCGAAGCTGGCCGCGCTGCCGCCGGTGTTCGCCGAGAACGGCACGGTCACCGCCGGTAATGCCAGCCCGCTCACCGACGGCGCCGCCGCGGTGCTGCTGATGAGCGAGGAGAAGGCCCGCGCGCTGGGCCTCGAGCCGCTGGCCGCGGTCCGCTCCTGGAGCTATGTGAGCGTCGATCCCACCGATCAGGTGCTGATCGGCCCGGCGATCTCCATGCCGCGCGCCCTCGCCAAGGCCGGAATGTCGCTCGCCGACGTCGATTTCGTGGATATTCACGAGGCATTCGCCGCCCAGACGCTATCGGTGCTGTCGGCCCTCGCCAGCGACGAGTGGGCCCGGACCCGCCTGGACCGCGACACCGCCGTCGGCGAGATCGATCCCGCCATCCTCAACGTCCACGGCGGCTCG contains:
- the hpf gene encoding ribosome hibernation-promoting factor, HPF/YfiA family → MAVSAASDQAEQPAADRPRAPRAEVVVKGRNVEVPDHFRIHVAEKLSRLERFDPSIYLFDVELFHERNRRQRKSCQRLEITVRGKGPVARAEACADSFYGALELAVQKLESRLRRTKDRRRVHYGEKTPVSVAEATADLIDDSLAVHPNGSDAPHDHRSQDWESSDYSGPGHIVRTKVHPANPMTVDDALYQMELVGHDFFLFQDKETDRPSVVYRRHAFDYGLIRLA
- a CDS encoding acetyl-CoA C-acyltransferase, translating into MATNAVRRAVIVAGARTPFVRAFTDYTRMDSIDLAGTAAAGLLARTGLPKDLVQAIVWGGVILPGAAPNIAREIALDLKLDPGCEGYTVTRACASGLQAVTSAAAAIERGEYDVMIAGGSDSTSNAEVKLPQKVVHAAAPLALGKPKPKDYLSAIAQLAPFTDILPRRPKIAERTTGEVMGESAEKMAGIHGITRAAQDEFAARSHHRAAAAIDSGRFDREVLEVVTPEGKSVTRDGLVRANTSVAKLAALPPVFAENGTVTAGNASPLTDGAAAVLLMSEEKARALGLEPLAAVRSWSYVSVDPTDQVLIGPAISMPRALAKAGMSLADVDFVDIHEAFAAQTLSVLSALASDEWARTRLDRDTAVGEIDPAILNVHGGSVSLGHPFGATGARMVTTMANELALTGKSTALLGICAAGGIGASAVLERV